A genome region from Mesorhizobium sp. B2-1-8 includes the following:
- a CDS encoding multicopper oxidase family protein: MITRRGLLKTAASAGASGVGLAAMSRLGGWAAATPEPVVLQTAKIRAKLMDVGQTRDVLTYGNAGMPPVVRMKKGEPFAARLVNAIDDPTTIHWHGIRLPNKMDGVPFLVQPYVYTGDHFDYAFTPPDAGTFWYHPHCNTLEQMGHGLTGVIVVENPNDPKFDAEFVLNLRDWRLGDDAQFIDQFRPRDAARTGTYGTVRTANWLDQPQYDAPAGGLVRLRVAITDVTRIYAFRVDGAEADVIALDGNPVPQRFAPDALLLGPGQRMELVIRMPDEEGAIVSLRDVRGTKPKVLATLGATGNSLERDSRDLAPLEANPVAEVDLTAAQHISLALSATAENVPSDGICGSLGYSFWAINKVPWPGDTPDPTAPLAELKLGKSYIIDMENLTPQSHPMHLHGMSFKVLSSSTRPVRPLISDTYLIQPNEKVSLGFVADNPGDWLLHCHIIEHQKSGMTSYVRVV, translated from the coding sequence ATGATCACACGCCGCGGGCTTTTGAAAACCGCCGCCAGCGCCGGCGCGAGCGGGGTTGGGCTTGCCGCGATGAGCAGGCTTGGCGGCTGGGCCGCGGCCACGCCTGAGCCGGTGGTTCTGCAGACGGCGAAAATCCGGGCGAAGCTCATGGATGTCGGCCAGACCAGGGATGTGCTGACCTACGGCAACGCCGGAATGCCTCCGGTCGTCAGGATGAAAAAGGGTGAGCCCTTCGCCGCGCGCCTCGTCAACGCCATCGATGATCCGACGACCATCCACTGGCATGGTATTCGCCTGCCGAACAAGATGGATGGCGTGCCCTTCCTGGTGCAGCCCTATGTCTACACCGGCGACCATTTCGACTATGCCTTCACGCCGCCCGACGCGGGCACCTTCTGGTACCACCCGCATTGCAACACGCTGGAGCAGATGGGGCACGGCCTGACCGGCGTGATCGTGGTCGAAAACCCGAACGATCCGAAATTCGACGCCGAATTTGTCCTCAATCTGCGCGACTGGCGCCTTGGCGACGACGCTCAGTTCATCGACCAGTTCCGGCCGCGCGATGCTGCCAGGACCGGCACTTACGGCACGGTGCGCACCGCGAACTGGCTCGACCAACCGCAATATGACGCCCCCGCCGGCGGGTTGGTGCGGCTGCGCGTTGCAATCACCGATGTCACCCGAATCTACGCCTTTCGCGTCGACGGCGCCGAAGCTGATGTCATCGCGCTGGACGGCAACCCGGTGCCGCAGCGTTTTGCACCCGATGCCCTATTGCTGGGGCCGGGGCAACGCATGGAACTCGTCATCCGCATGCCCGATGAAGAGGGCGCGATCGTCAGCCTGCGGGACGTCAGGGGCACCAAGCCCAAGGTGCTCGCAACGCTGGGCGCGACGGGCAACTCGCTCGAGCGGGATAGTCGCGATCTTGCACCGCTGGAGGCCAATCCGGTGGCCGAGGTCGATCTCACCGCCGCCCAGCATATTTCGCTGGCGCTCAGCGCCACGGCGGAGAACGTCCCGAGCGACGGCATCTGCGGCTCGCTCGGCTACAGTTTCTGGGCGATCAACAAAGTGCCATGGCCGGGCGATACGCCCGATCCGACCGCGCCTTTGGCCGAACTGAAGCTTGGCAAAAGTTACATCATCGACATGGAGAACCTGACGCCGCAATCGCATCCGATGCATTTGCACGGCATGAGCTTCAAGGTGCTGTCGTCCTCGACGCGTCCGGTGCGGCCGTTGATTTCGGACACTTATCTCATCCAGCCCAATGAGAAGGTGAGCCTGGGCTTCGTCGCCGACAATCCCGGCGACTGGCTGCTGCACTGCCACATCATCGAGCACCAGAAATCAGGCATGACGAGCTACGTCAGGGTGGTCTGA
- a CDS encoding DUF882 domain-containing protein: MSVIESQQSAPGGFRWWTRLPAFVVAFFCMCITDAFAETRALRIQHLHTGEKAEIVFKRNGRYDQTGLKKINFMLRDWRRNEPTRMDPRLLDLVWQAYRASGSTAYIHVVSAYRSPATNAMLRGRSKGVARESQHMVGRAMDFFLPDVPLKKLRDIGLKMQGGGVGYYPTSGSPFIHMDVGNVRHWPGISRQELARVFPDGNTLHVPSDGKPLPGYEQAFAAYKSRKAAGTPNIELASAVGGQPKPARGLLASLLGGRSADEADDAAQAVPAPRKPAKPVELKQAGQGIAIVAPEAARRTDIQIASVDQAEESPAGQGGKTPEAIVMAMAPSAVPLPAFAPRAGSMTQAELPEATNTEIPLSKAGAAPPIAGPDIVALNIPVPTWRPEDQTGPAPRPEAAKPADAIGALLAMRHADDGLDPLAGQRVALPASKPEDRVRTSPKADRVQRRLDPEASAVIVPLETGRRITGGAGSKAATIIAANFIRTAPEQVYLDGFQPRRQASDHRRFTGSAVKFLPIASFK; the protein is encoded by the coding sequence ATGAGTGTGATTGAAAGCCAACAGAGCGCGCCCGGCGGTTTCCGCTGGTGGACCCGGTTGCCGGCCTTCGTGGTCGCTTTCTTCTGCATGTGCATCACCGATGCGTTCGCCGAAACGCGCGCTCTGCGAATTCAGCATCTCCATACCGGCGAGAAGGCCGAGATCGTCTTCAAGCGCAACGGGCGCTACGATCAGACGGGGTTGAAGAAGATCAATTTCATGCTGCGCGACTGGCGCCGCAACGAGCCAACCAGGATGGATCCGCGCCTGCTCGACCTTGTCTGGCAGGCTTACCGCGCCAGCGGCTCGACAGCCTATATCCACGTGGTCAGCGCCTATCGCTCGCCGGCAACCAACGCGATGCTGCGCGGCCGCTCGAAAGGAGTGGCCCGGGAAAGCCAGCACATGGTCGGCCGCGCCATGGACTTCTTCCTGCCGGATGTGCCGCTGAAGAAGCTGCGCGACATCGGCCTCAAGATGCAGGGCGGCGGCGTCGGCTATTACCCGACCTCCGGTTCGCCCTTCATCCACATGGATGTCGGCAATGTGCGGCATTGGCCGGGCATCAGCCGCCAGGAACTGGCCAGGGTCTTCCCGGACGGCAATACGCTGCATGTGCCGAGCGACGGCAAGCCGCTACCTGGCTACGAGCAGGCGTTTGCCGCCTACAAATCCCGCAAGGCCGCCGGCACGCCCAACATCGAACTTGCAAGCGCCGTCGGCGGCCAGCCCAAGCCGGCTCGCGGCCTGCTGGCGTCGCTGCTGGGTGGGCGCAGCGCGGACGAAGCGGATGATGCCGCGCAAGCCGTGCCTGCGCCACGCAAGCCGGCCAAGCCAGTTGAACTCAAACAGGCCGGACAGGGCATCGCCATCGTGGCGCCGGAGGCAGCCCGACGCACGGATATCCAGATCGCTTCCGTCGATCAGGCCGAGGAATCGCCGGCTGGACAGGGCGGCAAGACGCCTGAAGCGATCGTCATGGCGATGGCGCCCAGCGCAGTGCCGTTGCCGGCCTTCGCGCCGCGCGCCGGGTCTATGACGCAGGCCGAACTGCCGGAGGCAACCAACACCGAGATTCCCTTGAGCAAGGCCGGTGCCGCTCCCCCGATTGCTGGTCCCGACATAGTAGCGCTAAACATCCCGGTCCCGACATGGCGGCCGGAAGACCAGACGGGGCCGGCGCCTCGGCCGGAGGCGGCCAAACCCGCCGATGCAATCGGTGCCTTGCTGGCCATGCGTCACGCCGACGATGGTCTCGATCCGCTGGCCGGCCAGCGGGTTGCACTCCCCGCATCGAAGCCCGAAGATCGTGTCAGGACCAGCCCCAAGGCCGACCGTGTCCAGCGGCGTCTCGATCCCGAAGCCAGCGCCGTCATCGTGCCGCTCGAGACGGGTCGCCGCATCACCGGCGGAGCCGGGTCGAAAGCGGCAACCATCATTGCCGCCAATTTCATCCGCACGGCGCCGGAGCAGGTCTATCTCGATGGATTCCAGCCACGGCGACAGGCGTCCGATCACCGCCGCTTCACCGGCTCCGCGGTGAAATTCCTGCCCATCGCCAGCTTCAAATAA
- the murA gene encoding UDP-N-acetylglucosamine 1-carboxyvinyltransferase: MDRIRIVGGNKLAGSIPISGAKNAALPLMIASLLTDDTLTLENVPHLADVEQLIRILGNHGVDYSVNGRREKQNEGYSRTINFSARNIVDTTAPYELVSKMRASFWVIGPLLARMGEAKVSLPGGCAIGTRPVDLFLEGLQALGADIDVDTGYVIAKTRNGRLVGNRYVFPKVSVGATHVLMMAASLAKGETVLENAACEPEIVNLAECLNAMGARISGAGTPTITIDGVEALSGARVRVIPDRIETGTYAMAVAMTGGDVVLEGARPELLQTALDVISQTGAEITQTNSGIRVKRNGAGISPVDVTTAPFPAFPTDLQAQFMGLMTMAKGKSRITETIFENRFMHVQELARLGAHITLSGQTAIVDGVAKLKGAPVMATDLRASVSLVIAGLAAEGETTVNRVYHLDRGFERLEEKLSNCGAVIERISA, from the coding sequence ATGGATCGCATCAGAATTGTCGGCGGCAACAAGCTTGCCGGAAGCATTCCGATCTCGGGTGCGAAAAATGCCGCCCTGCCGCTGATGATCGCCTCGCTTCTGACCGACGACACGCTGACGCTCGAAAACGTGCCGCATCTGGCCGATGTCGAGCAGTTGATCCGCATCCTCGGCAATCACGGCGTCGACTATTCGGTCAACGGCCGCCGCGAGAAGCAGAACGAGGGCTATTCGCGCACCATCAACTTTTCCGCCCGCAACATCGTCGACACCACCGCTCCTTACGAGCTGGTGTCCAAGATGCGCGCCTCGTTCTGGGTGATCGGGCCTCTGCTGGCCCGGATGGGCGAGGCCAAGGTCTCGCTGCCCGGCGGCTGCGCCATCGGCACGCGCCCGGTCGACCTGTTCCTCGAAGGCCTGCAGGCGCTGGGCGCCGATATCGATGTCGACACCGGCTACGTCATCGCCAAGACGCGGAATGGCCGCCTTGTCGGCAACCGTTACGTCTTCCCCAAGGTCTCGGTCGGCGCCACCCATGTGCTGATGATGGCGGCATCGCTCGCCAAGGGCGAGACGGTGCTCGAAAACGCCGCCTGCGAGCCCGAGATCGTCAATCTGGCCGAATGCCTCAACGCGATGGGCGCCAGGATTTCCGGCGCCGGCACGCCGACCATCACCATCGACGGCGTCGAAGCGCTGTCGGGGGCGCGCGTTCGCGTCATCCCCGACCGCATCGAGACCGGCACCTATGCCATGGCTGTCGCCATGACCGGCGGCGACGTCGTGCTGGAAGGCGCACGGCCGGAGCTGCTGCAGACGGCGCTCGACGTGATTTCGCAGACGGGCGCGGAGATCACGCAGACCAATTCCGGCATCCGCGTGAAGCGCAACGGCGCCGGCATTTCGCCGGTCGACGTGACGACGGCGCCCTTCCCGGCCTTCCCGACCGACCTGCAGGCGCAGTTCATGGGCCTGATGACCATGGCCAAGGGCAAGTCGCGCATCACCGAGACGATCTTCGAAAACCGCTTCATGCACGTCCAGGAGTTGGCGCGGCTCGGCGCCCACATCACGCTTTCGGGCCAGACGGCGATCGTCGACGGCGTGGCGAAGCTGAAGGGCGCTCCAGTCATGGCGACCGATCTTCGCGCTTCCGTCTCGCTGGTCATCGCTGGCCTGGCGGCCGAGGGCGAGACCACGGTCAACCGCGTCTACCATCTCGACCGCGGTTTCGAGCGGCTGGAGGAAAAGCTTTCCAATTGCGGCGCGGTGATCGAGCGTATTTCGGCTTAG
- a CDS encoding DUF2948 family protein: MALKLIALDDQDLSIVSAHLQDAVMKVADLEFLPKAKRFVLTMNRFVWEAKSGLFRQHNERRQAVLHFDRVLGAKTNGIARDKPAEILSLLAISFIEISKPAGIVELIFSGGGTIMLDVECIEARLADIGGAWEATSRPIHRA, from the coding sequence ATGGCCTTGAAACTCATTGCGCTCGACGACCAGGATCTGAGCATCGTCTCGGCTCATCTCCAGGACGCCGTGATGAAGGTCGCGGACCTCGAATTCCTGCCCAAGGCCAAACGGTTCGTGCTGACCATGAACCGTTTCGTGTGGGAGGCCAAATCCGGCCTGTTTCGCCAGCACAATGAACGACGGCAGGCCGTGCTGCATTTCGACCGGGTGCTGGGCGCCAAGACCAACGGCATCGCCCGCGACAAGCCGGCCGAAATCCTCTCCCTGCTGGCGATCAGCTTCATCGAGATCAGCAAGCCCGCCGGCATCGTCGAACTGATCTTTTCGGGCGGCGGCACGATCATGCTCGATGTCGAATGCATCGAGGCCCGCCTTGCCGATATCGGCGGCGCGTGGGAAGCCACGTCACGCCCCATACACAGGGCTTGA
- the hisD gene encoding histidinol dehydrogenase yields the protein MAITLRQSDADFEQRFAAFLLTKREVSADVDAVVRDIIARVRAEGDAALIDYTQKFGGGDLADLGIAVSAEDIAGAYAEADPATVEALKFARDRIRSHHQRQKPQDERYTDAAGVELGSRWTAIDAVGLYVPGGTASYPSSVLMNAVPAKVAGVERIVMVVPAPHGVVNPLVLVAADISGVSEIYRVGGAQAIAALAYGTQTIKPVAKIVGPGNAYVAAAKRRVFGTVGIDMIAGPSEVLVVADGGNDPEWIAADLLAQAEHDVSSQSILITDDPAFGKAVEQAVERQLQSLSRGETAAASWRDFGAVILVPTIEASLPLVDRIAAEHVELAIDDAEGFLAKMRNAGAVFLGRHTPEVIGDYVGGSNHVLPTARSARFSSGLSVLDFVKRTSVLKLGPEQLRMLAPAAIALAQAEGLDAHGRSVAIRLNM from the coding sequence ATGGCCATCACGCTCCGCCAGTCCGACGCCGATTTCGAGCAGCGTTTCGCCGCGTTCCTCCTGACCAAGCGCGAGGTATCGGCCGATGTCGACGCCGTGGTGCGCGACATCATCGCGCGCGTGCGTGCCGAGGGCGACGCGGCACTGATCGACTACACGCAGAAATTCGGCGGAGGCGACCTCGCCGATCTCGGCATTGCCGTCTCGGCGGAAGACATCGCCGGCGCCTATGCCGAGGCCGATCCGGCCACGGTCGAGGCGCTGAAATTCGCACGTGACCGCATCCGGTCCCATCACCAGCGGCAAAAGCCGCAGGACGAACGCTACACCGATGCCGCCGGCGTCGAGCTCGGCTCGCGCTGGACCGCGATCGACGCGGTCGGGCTCTATGTGCCGGGCGGCACGGCAAGCTATCCAAGTTCGGTGCTGATGAACGCCGTGCCGGCCAAGGTAGCCGGCGTCGAGCGCATCGTCATGGTCGTGCCGGCACCGCACGGCGTCGTCAACCCGCTGGTGCTGGTGGCGGCGGATATATCGGGCGTCTCCGAAATCTACCGCGTCGGCGGCGCGCAGGCGATCGCGGCACTTGCCTATGGTACGCAGACGATCAAGCCGGTGGCCAAGATCGTCGGCCCCGGCAATGCCTATGTCGCCGCGGCCAAGCGGCGGGTATTCGGCACTGTCGGCATCGACATGATCGCCGGGCCGTCGGAAGTGCTTGTGGTGGCCGACGGCGGCAATGATCCGGAGTGGATCGCGGCGGACCTGCTTGCCCAGGCCGAGCATGACGTGTCGTCGCAGTCGATCCTGATCACCGACGACCCGGCTTTCGGCAAAGCGGTCGAACAGGCGGTCGAACGCCAGTTGCAGAGCCTGTCGCGGGGCGAGACGGCGGCGGCGAGCTGGCGCGATTTCGGCGCCGTCATCCTGGTTCCGACCATCGAGGCGTCGCTGCCGCTGGTCGACCGTATCGCCGCCGAACATGTCGAGCTGGCCATCGACGATGCCGAGGGCTTCCTGGCGAAGATGCGCAACGCGGGCGCGGTTTTTCTCGGCCGCCACACTCCCGAGGTCATCGGCGACTATGTCGGCGGCTCCAACCACGTGCTACCGACAGCGCGCTCGGCGCGCTTCTCGTCGGGCCTGTCAGTGCTCGACTTCGTCAAGCGCACCTCGGTCCTGAAGCTCGGGCCGGAGCAGTTGCGCATGCTGGCACCGGCGGCGATCGCACTCGCGCAGGCGGAAGGGCTCGACGCGCATGGTCGCTCCGTCGCCATACGGCTGAACATGTAG
- a CDS encoding UPF0262 family protein gives MTGHHQTRAKLIDVELDESIGRSTPDIEHERAVAIFDLIEENSFKPVNDSGTGPYRLKLSLAESRLVFAVAREDGAAVVTHILSLTPLRRIVKDYYMICESYYDAIRSSTPSHIEAIDMGRRGLHNEGSQTLMDRLSGKIDIDFDTARRLFTLVCVLHWRG, from the coding sequence ATGACGGGCCACCATCAAACCCGCGCAAAACTGATCGATGTCGAACTCGATGAATCGATCGGCCGTTCGACGCCCGATATCGAGCATGAGCGGGCGGTGGCGATCTTCGACCTGATCGAGGAGAACAGTTTTAAGCCTGTCAATGACAGCGGCACAGGTCCTTACCGGCTGAAGCTGTCGCTGGCCGAGTCCCGCCTGGTCTTTGCCGTGGCGCGCGAGGACGGCGCCGCCGTCGTCACCCACATCCTGTCGCTGACGCCGCTCAGGCGCATCGTCAAAGATTACTACATGATCTGCGAGAGCTATTACGACGCCATCCGCTCCTCGACGCCGAGCCACATCGAGGCGATCGACATGGGCCGCCGTGGCCTGCACAATGAGGGCTCGCAGACACTGATGGATCGGCTCTCCGGCAAGATCGACATCGACTTCGACACGGCGCGACGCCTGTTCACGCTGGTCTGCGTGCTGCACTGGCGGGGCTGA
- a CDS encoding low molecular weight phosphatase family protein: MNAVRSPMAEQLARRVLPATIFVASAGVRAGERDPFVDAVLAEDGLMLGERHPRKLDDLEDDYFDLIVTLAPEAHHAALELTRSLAVEVEYWPTPDPTGAGGTREQIMASYRDVRERLKLRISRRFLLPEAKNATD, from the coding sequence ATGAATGCCGTGCGCTCGCCGATGGCCGAGCAGCTGGCGCGCCGGGTGCTGCCCGCCACAATTTTCGTCGCCTCGGCCGGCGTGCGCGCCGGCGAGCGCGACCCGTTCGTCGACGCCGTGCTTGCCGAGGACGGCCTGATGCTGGGCGAACGCCATCCACGGAAGCTGGACGATCTCGAGGACGACTATTTCGACCTGATCGTGACACTGGCGCCGGAGGCGCACCATGCCGCGCTCGAACTCACCCGCTCGCTTGCCGTCGAGGTGGAATACTGGCCGACGCCGGACCCGACCGGTGCCGGCGGCACGCGCGAACAGATCATGGCCAGCTATCGCGACGTGCGCGAGCGGCTGAAGTTGCGCATAAGCCGACGTTTTTTGCTTCCCGAAGCAAAAAACGCGACGGATTAA
- the infA gene encoding translation initiation factor IF-1, giving the protein MPKEEVLEFPGIVTELLPNAMFRVKLENEHEIIAHTAGRMRKNRIRVLTGDKVLVEMTPYDLTKGRITYRFK; this is encoded by the coding sequence ATGCCGAAGGAAGAAGTCCTCGAGTTTCCGGGTATCGTCACGGAATTGTTGCCCAACGCGATGTTCAGGGTGAAGCTCGAAAACGAACACGAGATCATCGCCCATACGGCCGGCCGCATGCGCAAGAACCGCATCCGCGTGCTGACCGGCGACAAGGTTCTGGTCGAGATGACGCCATACGACCTGACCAAGGGCCGCATCACCTACCGTTTCAAGTAA
- a CDS encoding Maf-like protein, giving the protein MSISQKLVLASGSPRRIELLQQAGIEPDRILPADIDETPLRAEHPRSLAKRLSKEKAEKAFASLKTETDYAPSFVLAADTVVAVGRRILPKAETLDDAANCLGLLSGRSHRVYSGICLITPGGKMRQRLVETRVRFKRLPREEIDAYVASGEWRGKAGGYAVQGLAGSFVVKLVGSYTNIVGLPLYETAALLSGEGFKAHQNWLSARP; this is encoded by the coding sequence ATGAGCATTTCGCAAAAGCTGGTGCTTGCCTCGGGTTCGCCGCGCCGCATCGAACTCTTGCAGCAGGCCGGCATCGAGCCGGATCGCATCCTGCCAGCCGATATCGACGAAACGCCGCTGCGTGCCGAGCATCCGCGTTCGCTGGCCAAACGCCTGTCGAAGGAAAAGGCCGAGAAGGCGTTCGCGTCGCTGAAGACCGAGACGGACTATGCGCCGAGCTTCGTGCTGGCCGCCGACACGGTGGTCGCCGTCGGGCGGCGCATCCTGCCCAAGGCCGAAACGCTGGATGACGCCGCCAACTGCCTCGGGCTGCTGTCCGGCCGGTCGCACCGGGTCTATTCCGGCATCTGCCTGATCACGCCGGGGGGCAAAATGCGCCAGCGGCTGGTCGAGACGCGGGTGCGTTTCAAGCGGCTGCCGCGCGAGGAGATCGACGCCTATGTCGCCTCGGGCGAATGGCGCGGCAAGGCCGGCGGCTATGCCGTCCAGGGTCTCGCCGGCTCCTTCGTCGTCAAGCTCGTCGGCTCCTACACCAACATCGTCGGCCTGCCGCTCTATGAGACGGCGGCGCTGCTCTCGGGCGAAGGTTTCAAGGCCCATCAAAACTGGCTGTCCGCGCGGCCATGA
- the yacG gene encoding DNA gyrase inhibitor YacG, with protein MSLDDKVTPLRPKRPCPECGKPSARETYPFCSTRCKDIDLNRWLKGAYVISARDDEEEPDTDEPK; from the coding sequence ATGAGCCTCGACGACAAAGTGACGCCGTTGCGGCCCAAGCGCCCTTGCCCCGAATGCGGCAAGCCGTCGGCGCGCGAGACCTATCCGTTCTGCTCGACGCGCTGCAAGGACATCGACCTCAACCGCTGGCTGAAGGGCGCCTATGTCATCTCGGCGCGCGACGACGAGGAAGAACCGGACACCGACGAGCCGAAATGA
- a CDS encoding alpha-glucosidase/alpha-galactosidase: protein MARHPRITFIGAGSTVFMKNIVGDVLQRPALSGATIALMDINPQRLEESAVVVNKLIATLGVKAKAETYTDQRKALAGADFVVVAFQIGGYEPCTVTDFEVPKRYGLRQTIADTLGVGGIMRGLRTVPHLWKICEDMLAVCPQAIMLQYVNPMAINTWAISEKYPEIRQVGLCHSVQGTAMELAHDLDLPYDEIRYRSAGINHMAFYLKFEHRQPDGSYRDLYPDLVRAYREGRAPKPGWNPRCPNKVRYEMLTRLGYFVTESSEHFAEYTPYFIKDGRPDLIEKYGIPLDEYPKRCIEQIERWKDQAQAYNSAQRIEVEESKEYASSIMNSVWTGEPSVIYGNVRNNGCITSLPRDCAAEVPCLVDASGIQPTNIGDLPPQLTALIRTNINVQELTVRALMSENREHIYHAAMMDPHTAAELDLDQIWSLVDDLLAAHGDWLPAWTRGNRKNQAA, encoded by the coding sequence TTGGCAAGACATCCCAGGATCACTTTCATCGGTGCCGGTTCGACGGTGTTCATGAAGAACATTGTCGGCGACGTGCTGCAGCGCCCGGCGCTTTCGGGCGCCACGATCGCGCTGATGGACATCAATCCGCAGCGGCTGGAAGAAAGCGCCGTCGTCGTCAACAAGCTGATCGCCACACTCGGCGTCAAGGCGAAGGCCGAAACCTACACGGACCAGCGCAAGGCGCTGGCGGGCGCAGATTTCGTCGTCGTCGCCTTCCAGATCGGCGGCTATGAGCCCTGTACCGTCACGGATTTCGAGGTGCCGAAGAGATACGGCCTGCGCCAGACGATCGCCGATACGCTCGGCGTCGGCGGCATCATGCGCGGCCTGAGGACCGTGCCGCATCTTTGGAAGATCTGCGAGGACATGCTTGCCGTGTGTCCGCAGGCGATCATGCTGCAATACGTCAACCCGATGGCGATCAACACCTGGGCGATCTCAGAGAAATACCCCGAGATCAGGCAGGTCGGGCTGTGCCACTCGGTGCAAGGCACGGCGATGGAACTGGCGCACGATCTCGACCTTCCCTACGACGAGATTCGTTACCGCTCGGCCGGCATCAATCACATGGCCTTCTACCTGAAGTTCGAACATCGCCAGCCGGACGGATCCTACCGCGACCTCTATCCCGATCTTGTGCGCGCCTATCGCGAAGGCCGCGCGCCGAAGCCCGGCTGGAACCCCCGCTGCCCCAACAAGGTGCGCTACGAGATGCTGACCCGGCTGGGTTATTTCGTCACCGAAAGCTCGGAACATTTTGCCGAATACACGCCCTATTTCATCAAGGACGGCCGCCCCGATCTGATCGAGAAATACGGCATTCCGCTCGATGAATACCCCAAGCGCTGCATCGAGCAGATCGAGCGCTGGAAAGACCAGGCGCAGGCCTATAACTCGGCCCAGCGCATCGAGGTCGAGGAGTCCAAGGAATATGCCTCATCGATCATGAATTCGGTCTGGACCGGCGAGCCGTCGGTGATCTACGGCAATGTCCGCAACAATGGATGCATCACCTCGCTGCCCCGCGATTGTGCCGCCGAAGTGCCGTGCCTCGTCGATGCTTCCGGCATCCAGCCGACCAATATCGGCGACCTGCCGCCGCAGCTTACGGCGCTGATCCGCACCAACATCAATGTGCAGGAACTGACGGTGCGGGCGCTGATGAGCGAAAACCGCGAACACATCTACCACGCGGCGATGATGGACCCGCACACTGCGGCCGAACTCGACCTCGACCAGATCTGGTCACTGGTCGATGATCTCCTGGCCGCTCACGGCGACTGGCTGCCAGCCTGGACGCGTGGAAATCGCAAGAACCAGGCCGCCTGA